A single window of Streptomyces griseoviridis DNA harbors:
- a CDS encoding NAD(P)H-hydrate dehydratase codes for MRTAYSVQTVRSAERALMARLPEGALMQRAAAGLAAACAELLGRVYGRRVVLLVGSGDNGGDALYAGARLARRGAGVTAVLLASPEKTHAGGLAALVAAGGRPVAGDRGADAVARADLVVDGIVGIGGRGGLRADAVPLADAVERARAAVVAVDLPSGVEAGSGEVRGRAVRADLTVTFGTHKPALLVDPAREYAGSVRLVDIGLRPKLPAEPELEALQHTDVAALLPRPGAASDKYRRGVVGIAAGSARYPGAAVLAVSGALRGGAGAVRYVGPAGDAVLARFPETLVSDRGPKEAGRVQAWVVGPGAGDDASAVGEVLGQDVPVLIDADGLRLADRAAVRARTAPTLLTPHAGEAAALLGVAREEVEAARLASARELADRYGATVLLKGSTTLVADPGGGPVRVNATGTGWLATAGSGDVLSGLAGSLLASGLTARDAGSVAAYLHGLAGRYAADGAPAGAHDVAAAIPDAWRDVLS; via the coding sequence ATGCGTACCGCTTACAGCGTCCAGACGGTCAGGTCCGCCGAGCGTGCCCTCATGGCGCGGCTTCCCGAGGGGGCGCTGATGCAGCGCGCCGCCGCCGGGCTCGCCGCCGCCTGCGCCGAACTGCTGGGACGGGTGTACGGCCGCAGGGTCGTCCTGCTCGTCGGGAGCGGCGACAACGGCGGGGACGCCCTCTACGCCGGCGCCCGGCTCGCCCGCCGGGGCGCGGGTGTGACGGCGGTGCTGCTCGCGTCGCCCGAGAAGACCCACGCGGGCGGGCTCGCCGCCCTGGTCGCGGCCGGCGGGCGCCCGGTGGCGGGCGACCGTGGCGCGGACGCCGTGGCGCGGGCCGATCTCGTCGTGGACGGCATCGTCGGCATCGGCGGGCGGGGCGGGCTGCGGGCCGACGCGGTGCCGCTGGCCGACGCGGTGGAGCGGGCGCGGGCCGCCGTCGTCGCCGTCGATCTGCCGAGCGGGGTGGAGGCGGGCAGCGGCGAGGTGCGCGGGCGGGCCGTCCGGGCCGATCTCACCGTCACCTTCGGGACGCACAAGCCCGCGCTGCTGGTGGACCCGGCGCGGGAGTACGCCGGGTCGGTGCGGCTCGTCGACATCGGACTGCGTCCCAAACTGCCGGCCGAACCCGAACTGGAGGCCCTCCAGCACACCGACGTCGCCGCGCTGCTGCCGCGGCCCGGCGCGGCCAGCGACAAGTACCGGCGAGGTGTGGTCGGGATCGCCGCCGGCTCCGCGCGGTACCCGGGAGCCGCGGTGCTCGCCGTCTCCGGGGCGCTGCGGGGCGGCGCGGGGGCCGTGCGGTACGTGGGGCCCGCCGGGGACGCCGTGCTCGCGCGGTTCCCCGAGACGCTGGTCTCGGACCGGGGGCCCAAGGAGGCGGGGCGGGTCCAGGCGTGGGTCGTGGGGCCGGGCGCGGGGGACGACGCGTCGGCGGTCGGCGAGGTGCTCGGCCAGGACGTGCCGGTGCTGATCGACGCGGACGGGCTGCGGCTCGCGGACCGCGCGGCGGTGCGGGCGCGGACCGCGCCGACACTGCTGACCCCGCACGCGGGCGAGGCCGCCGCGCTGCTCGGCGTGGCCCGCGAGGAGGTGGAGGCCGCGCGGCTCGCCTCGGCACGGGAGCTGGCGGACCGGTACGGCGCGACGGTCCTCCTCAAGGGCTCGACGACGCTGGTCGCCGACCCGGGCGGCGGACCGGTACGGGTCAACGCGACCGGTACGGGCTGGCTGGCGACGGCGGGCAGCGGCGACGTCCTGTCGGGGCTGGCGGGCTCCCTGCTCGCCTCGGGCCTCACAGCACGGGACGCGGGCAGCGTGGCCGCGTACCTGCACGGCCTGGCGGGCCGCTACGCGGCGGACGGCGCCCCGGCGGGCGCCCACGACGTGGCGGCGGCGATCCCGGACGCCTGGCGCGACGTTCTGAGCTGA
- a CDS encoding alpha/beta fold hydrolase, whose product MSESSAEAVRAAASAAGANGNWRRATGIAGAAIGVVAAGAAAGVAIERLTVGRGMRKRARLALDSTGPYGALRGTPGTAHADDGTLLYYEVDDVDPEAVPALGPRRRRLFGRKAPAPVTVVFSHGYCLNQDSWHFQRAALRGVVRTVHWDQRSHGRSGRGEAQLRDREPVTIDQLGRDLKAVLDAAVPEGPIVLVGHSMGGMTVMALADQFPELIRDRVVAVALVGTSSGGLGEVNFGLPVAGVAAVRRVLPGVLRALGQQAALVERGRRATADLFAGVIKRYSFASRDVDPAVERFAERMIESTPIDVVAEFYPAFSDHDKTAALALFRELPVLVLAGVKDLVTPSEHSEAIADELPEAELVLVPDAGHLVMLEHPEVVTDRLADLLTRAGAVPVGATVGGYGSTNGTVRPG is encoded by the coding sequence GTGAGCGAGAGCAGTGCGGAGGCCGTGCGGGCCGCCGCCTCCGCCGCGGGGGCGAACGGGAACTGGCGCAGGGCGACCGGCATCGCGGGCGCCGCGATAGGCGTGGTCGCCGCGGGGGCCGCGGCCGGGGTCGCCATCGAGCGGCTCACCGTCGGCCGCGGCATGCGCAAGCGGGCCAGGCTCGCCCTGGACTCGACGGGACCGTACGGCGCCCTGCGCGGCACCCCGGGCACCGCGCACGCCGACGACGGCACGCTGCTCTACTACGAGGTCGACGACGTCGACCCGGAGGCCGTGCCCGCGCTCGGCCCGCGCCGCAGGCGGCTGTTCGGGCGGAAGGCGCCCGCCCCCGTCACCGTCGTCTTCAGCCACGGCTACTGCCTGAACCAGGACTCCTGGCACTTCCAGCGGGCCGCGCTGCGGGGCGTGGTGCGGACCGTGCACTGGGACCAGCGCAGCCACGGGCGGTCCGGGCGCGGCGAGGCACAGTTGCGGGACCGCGAGCCGGTCACCATCGACCAGCTCGGCCGCGATCTGAAGGCGGTCCTCGACGCGGCGGTCCCCGAGGGCCCGATCGTGCTCGTCGGGCACTCCATGGGCGGGATGACGGTGATGGCGCTCGCCGACCAGTTCCCCGAGCTGATCCGCGACCGGGTCGTCGCGGTGGCCCTGGTCGGGACCTCCTCCGGGGGGCTCGGCGAGGTGAACTTCGGGCTGCCGGTCGCCGGGGTGGCCGCGGTGCGGCGGGTGCTGCCGGGGGTGCTGAGGGCGCTGGGGCAGCAGGCCGCGCTGGTGGAGCGGGGGCGCCGGGCCACCGCCGACCTCTTCGCGGGGGTCATCAAGCGCTACTCGTTCGCGTCGCGTGACGTGGACCCGGCGGTCGAGCGGTTCGCCGAGCGGATGATCGAGTCCACGCCGATCGACGTGGTCGCCGAGTTCTACCCGGCGTTCAGCGACCACGACAAGACGGCCGCGCTCGCCCTGTTCCGGGAGCTGCCGGTGCTGGTGCTCGCGGGCGTCAAGGACCTCGTCACGCCGAGCGAGCACAGCGAGGCCATCGCCGACGAGCTGCCGGAGGCCGAGCTGGTCCTCGTGCCGGACGCAGGGCACCTGGTGATGCTGGAGCATCCCGAGGTCGTCACCGACCGGCTCGCCGACCTGCTCACCCGTGCGGGAGCGGTGCCCGTAGGAGCTACCGTGGGTGGCTATGGAAGCACCAACGGCACCGTACGACCGGGCTGA
- a CDS encoding holo-ACP synthase, protein MSIIGVGIDVAEIERFGASLARTPALAERLFVRSELVLPSGERRGVASLAARFAAKEALAKALGAPAGLLWTDAEVFVEASGQPRLRVSGTVAARAAALGVRSWHVSLSHDAGVASAVVVAEG, encoded by the coding sequence ATGAGCATCATCGGGGTCGGGATCGACGTCGCCGAGATCGAGCGGTTCGGGGCGTCGCTCGCGCGTACGCCCGCGCTCGCCGAGCGGCTTTTCGTGCGGAGCGAGTTGGTGTTGCCGAGCGGCGAACGGCGGGGCGTGGCCTCGCTCGCCGCCCGGTTCGCCGCCAAGGAGGCCCTCGCCAAGGCGCTCGGCGCACCGGCGGGGCTGCTGTGGACGGACGCGGAGGTGTTCGTCGAGGCGAGCGGACAGCCCCGGCTGCGGGTCTCGGGGACGGTGGCCGCCCGCGCCGCCGCCCTGGGGGTGCGGTCCTGGCACGTCTCGCTGAGCCATGACGCGGGCGTCGCCTCGGCGGTGGTCGTCGCGGAGGGCTAG
- the tsaE gene encoding tRNA (adenosine(37)-N6)-threonylcarbamoyltransferase complex ATPase subunit type 1 TsaE has translation MEAPTAPYDRAETELTVTSPEQMRELGRRLAGLLRAGDLVMLNGELGAGKTTLTRGLGEGLGVRGAVTSPTFVIARVHPSLGDGPPLVHVDAYRLGGGLDEMEDLDLDVSLPDSVVVVEWGEGKVEELTDDRLHLVIHRAVGDTTDEVRHVTLTGLGARWATADLSGLAFPA, from the coding sequence ATGGAAGCACCAACGGCACCGTACGACCGGGCTGAGACCGAGCTGACCGTCACCTCCCCCGAGCAGATGCGGGAGCTGGGCAGGCGCCTCGCCGGCCTGCTGCGCGCGGGCGACCTCGTGATGCTCAACGGCGAACTGGGTGCCGGCAAGACGACGCTGACCCGCGGTCTCGGCGAGGGGCTCGGGGTGCGCGGCGCGGTCACCTCGCCGACGTTCGTGATCGCCCGGGTCCACCCGTCCCTCGGTGACGGGCCGCCGCTGGTGCACGTCGACGCCTACCGGCTCGGCGGCGGCCTCGACGAGATGGAGGACCTCGACCTGGACGTCTCGCTGCCCGACTCGGTGGTCGTGGTCGAGTGGGGCGAGGGCAAGGTCGAGGAGCTGACCGACGACCGGCTGCACCTCGTCATCCACCGGGCGGTCGGCGACACCACCGACGAGGTGCGGCACGTGACGCTGACCGGGCTCGGGGCGCGCTGGGCGACGGCGGATCTGAGCGGGCTCGCGTTCCCCGCGTGA
- a CDS encoding L,D-transpeptidase family protein, translating into MINRPFACRAVAVALVVAAVLPVGSARAVEPPPPAAGPEAELVPGVSGPYRPWQIDAPDQALPPVVYEPSAAEDAVEPQDAAPGAYDLVELVPLGDAVGKVACSKRTGPYQRQVERWLKLPVDGKQSAADCRAIRAFQADLKIKPANGFAGPVTWATMQLVGARENPNAAGKCPVRSYRVACVDLNRQLTWVQKGRDVVFGPVPMRSGRPAHATRTGWFKVYWKHKNHWSTLYNSPMPYAQFFSGGQAFHAVYGSIYTTVGSWGCVNLRLPDARKLWGVLKKNDRVYVWGRRPGS; encoded by the coding sequence GTGATCAACAGACCTTTTGCTTGTCGTGCCGTCGCCGTGGCGCTCGTCGTCGCGGCCGTGCTGCCCGTGGGGAGCGCGCGGGCCGTCGAGCCCCCGCCGCCCGCCGCGGGGCCCGAGGCCGAGCTGGTGCCCGGGGTCTCCGGCCCCTACCGGCCGTGGCAGATCGACGCGCCCGACCAGGCGCTCCCGCCCGTCGTGTACGAACCGAGCGCCGCCGAGGACGCCGTCGAGCCGCAGGACGCGGCGCCCGGCGCCTACGACCTCGTCGAACTGGTGCCGCTCGGGGACGCCGTGGGGAAGGTCGCGTGCAGCAAGCGGACCGGGCCTTACCAGCGGCAGGTCGAGCGGTGGCTGAAGCTGCCGGTGGACGGGAAGCAGTCGGCCGCCGACTGCCGGGCCATCCGCGCCTTCCAGGCCGACCTGAAGATCAAGCCCGCCAACGGGTTCGCGGGACCGGTCACCTGGGCCACCATGCAGCTCGTCGGCGCGCGCGAGAACCCCAACGCGGCCGGGAAGTGCCCGGTGCGGTCGTACCGGGTCGCGTGCGTCGACCTGAACCGGCAGCTGACCTGGGTGCAGAAGGGGCGCGACGTCGTCTTCGGGCCCGTCCCGATGCGCAGCGGACGGCCCGCGCACGCGACCAGGACCGGCTGGTTCAAGGTGTACTGGAAACACAAGAACCACTGGTCGACGCTGTACAACTCGCCCATGCCGTATGCCCAGTTCTTCAGCGGCGGGCAGGCCTTCCACGCCGTGTACGGCAGCATCTACACGACCGTCGGTTCCTGGGGGTGCGTCAATCTGCGGCTGCCGGACGCCCGGAAGCTGTGGGGCGTGCTGAAGAAGAACGACCGGGTGTACGTCTGGGGGCGGCGGCCCGGCTCGTAG
- the alr gene encoding alanine racemase, with protein sequence MNETATAATAPLRARAEIDLGALRSNVRALRALAPGAALMAVVKSQAYGHGAVRCARAAVEAGATWVGTATPEEALALRAAGLPDGVRLMCWLWTPGGPWREAVEAGIDVSVSALWALTEVTAAARSAGVVARVQLKADTGLGRNGCQPGADWAELVAAALRAEREGVLRVTGLWSHFACADEPGHPSIAAQLTVFREMLGYAEGQGVRPEVRHIANSPATLTLPESHFDLVRCGIALYGISPSPEIGAPADFGLRPVMTLSASLALVKHVPGGHGVSYGHHYVTPGATTLGLVPVGYADGIPRHASGTGPVLIGGKWRTVAGRVAMDQFVVDLGGDEPEAGAEAVLFGPGDRGEPTAEDWAQAAGTIAYEIVTRIGTRVPRVYRDERPPRATAWTDEGHPR encoded by the coding sequence ATGAACGAGACAGCCACCGCCGCCACCGCGCCCCTGCGTGCCCGTGCCGAGATCGACCTGGGAGCCCTGCGGTCCAACGTACGGGCCCTGCGCGCGCTCGCGCCGGGCGCCGCCCTCATGGCCGTCGTCAAGTCGCAGGCGTACGGCCATGGGGCGGTCCGGTGCGCCCGTGCCGCCGTCGAGGCGGGAGCCACCTGGGTGGGGACCGCCACGCCCGAGGAGGCCCTCGCGCTGCGCGCGGCCGGGCTGCCCGACGGGGTGCGGCTGATGTGCTGGCTGTGGACGCCCGGCGGGCCCTGGCGGGAGGCCGTCGAGGCCGGGATCGACGTGTCGGTGAGCGCCCTGTGGGCGCTGACGGAGGTCACCGCCGCCGCCCGGTCGGCCGGGGTGGTCGCGCGGGTGCAGCTCAAGGCCGACACCGGCCTCGGACGCAACGGCTGCCAGCCGGGCGCCGACTGGGCCGAACTGGTCGCCGCCGCGCTGCGCGCCGAGCGCGAGGGCGTGCTGCGGGTCACCGGCCTCTGGTCGCACTTCGCCTGCGCCGACGAACCCGGCCACCCCTCGATCGCCGCCCAGCTCACCGTCTTCCGCGAGATGCTCGGGTACGCCGAGGGCCAGGGCGTGCGGCCCGAGGTGCGGCACATCGCCAACTCGCCCGCCACCCTCACCCTCCCCGAGTCCCACTTCGACCTGGTGCGCTGCGGCATCGCCCTCTACGGCATCTCGCCCAGCCCGGAGATCGGCGCCCCGGCCGACTTCGGACTGCGGCCCGTGATGACGCTCTCGGCCTCGCTCGCGCTGGTCAAGCACGTCCCCGGCGGCCACGGCGTCAGCTACGGCCACCACTACGTCACGCCCGGCGCCACCACCCTCGGCCTGGTCCCGGTCGGCTACGCGGACGGCATCCCGCGGCACGCCTCGGGCACCGGGCCCGTCCTGATCGGCGGCAAGTGGCGGACGGTCGCGGGGCGGGTCGCGATGGACCAGTTCGTGGTCGACCTCGGCGGCGACGAGCCGGAGGCGGGCGCCGAGGCCGTCCTCTTCGGTCCTGGCGACCGCGGCGAGCCCACCGCGGAGGACTGGGCGCAGGCGGCCGGGACCATCGCCTACGAGATCGTCACCCGCATCGGGACCCGCGTCCCGCGCGTCTACCGCGACGAGCGGCCGCCGCGGGCGACGGCGTGGACGGACGAGGGACACCCGCGGTAG